In a genomic window of Virgibacillus sp. SK37:
- the phnC gene encoding phosphonate ABC transporter ATP-binding protein — protein MIEFKQVQKQYPNGLLALKDIDLQIKQGEYVAIIGLSGAGKSTLLRCINRMHDITGGSLTVDSAELNTLKGKGTRQLRRKIGMIFQSFNLVTRISVIKNVLVSFVPEMPLWRKLLGIFTEKEKKQALIALDKVGILDKAYIRVDQLSGGQQQRVALARTLAQNPKIILADEPVASLDPLTANQVMEDFRRINQELNMTVIMNIHHVELALDYATRVIGIHAGEIVYDGRSEDVTDETLDQIYKGTIDKGGNIAHVREAITN, from the coding sequence ATGATTGAATTTAAACAGGTTCAAAAACAATATCCCAATGGTTTATTGGCATTAAAAGATATTGATCTTCAAATTAAACAAGGAGAATATGTAGCGATTATTGGACTCTCAGGTGCAGGTAAGTCTACATTATTACGTTGTATAAATCGAATGCATGATATCACGGGTGGCTCTTTAACAGTAGACAGTGCCGAGTTAAATACGTTAAAAGGAAAGGGAACTCGCCAATTGCGCCGCAAAATCGGGATGATCTTTCAGTCTTTTAACTTGGTAACCCGTATTTCAGTAATAAAAAATGTTCTTGTCTCATTTGTTCCTGAAATGCCTTTATGGAGAAAATTATTAGGTATTTTCACTGAAAAGGAGAAAAAACAAGCATTAATTGCGCTTGATAAGGTTGGCATTTTAGACAAAGCATACATACGGGTCGATCAATTATCAGGAGGGCAACAACAGCGTGTGGCCCTCGCACGTACACTTGCTCAAAATCCTAAGATTATTTTGGCTGATGAGCCTGTGGCATCACTGGACCCATTAACAGCGAATCAGGTAATGGAAGACTTTCGACGAATTAATCAAGAACTTAATATGACAGTTATTATGAATATTCATCATGTGGAACTAGCACTTGACTACGCAACTCGCGTTATTGGCATACATGCCGGGGAAATTGTGTATGATGGACGTTCAGAAGATGTAACAGATGAGACTTTAGATCAGATTTATAAAGGTACGATTGATAAAGGGGGTAATATAGCGCATGTTCGCGAAGCTATTACCAACTAA
- a CDS encoding phosphate/phosphite/phosphonate ABC transporter substrate-binding protein — MKKVILFATAILFFVVLAACGNQQTEGASSSESSDSSNSTENESIEQLSIGFVPSREPEEIVTATEPLKDLLKEELSGLGYDVGDIEITVGTNYEAVGEALSAGTTDIGFIPGGTYVLYDDGAEVILTSTRAGLSNDSDDPADWNKNEPTEPAEEQTTSYRALLITGPSENGKALAEKVNNGEELTFEDLNNATWNVMSSSSPAGYIYPTLWLQDNFDKTITDLSKVVQADSYGSSFARLASGQTDVLVTYADARRDFEDTWTSEYGRESDIWKETDVIGVMPAIYNDTISVSKNSEIMDDDLKAALQTAFINIGESEEGKEVIAIYSHEGYQEATDADYDNERKAQEIVQQVGSN, encoded by the coding sequence ATGAAAAAGGTCATTTTATTTGCTACTGCAATACTATTCTTTGTTGTCTTAGCTGCATGTGGAAATCAGCAAACTGAAGGCGCATCTTCATCTGAAAGCTCTGACTCTAGTAATTCTACAGAAAATGAATCGATCGAGCAATTGTCAATTGGATTTGTACCTTCCCGTGAGCCAGAGGAAATTGTTACTGCTACAGAACCATTAAAAGACTTGTTAAAAGAGGAACTATCAGGATTGGGATATGATGTTGGTGATATTGAAATCACTGTAGGAACAAATTATGAAGCAGTGGGAGAAGCATTATCAGCAGGAACAACGGATATCGGTTTTATACCGGGTGGTACATATGTATTGTATGATGACGGAGCGGAAGTCATTTTAACTTCAACCCGTGCAGGTTTAAGCAATGATTCTGATGATCCTGCAGATTGGAACAAAAATGAACCAACAGAACCAGCGGAGGAACAAACAACTTCTTATCGCGCATTATTAATTACTGGTCCATCAGAAAATGGGAAAGCTTTAGCAGAGAAAGTGAATAACGGCGAGGAGTTAACATTCGAAGATTTAAACAATGCTACTTGGAATGTCATGTCATCATCTTCCCCAGCAGGTTATATTTACCCTACATTATGGTTACAAGACAACTTTGATAAAACAATTACTGACTTATCTAAAGTAGTACAAGCTGATTCATATGGTAGTTCTTTTGCTCGTTTAGCTTCAGGACAAACAGATGTATTAGTTACGTATGCAGATGCACGTCGTGACTTTGAGGATACTTGGACTTCTGAATATGGTCGTGAATCAGATATTTGGAAAGAAACAGATGTAATTGGTGTTATGCCAGCTATCTATAACGATACGATTAGTGTTAGTAAAAACTCTGAAATTATGGATGATGACTTAAAAGCAGCACTACAAACAGCATTTATTAATATCGGAGAATCAGAAGAAGGAAAAGAAGTAATAGCTATCTACAGTCATGAAGGTTATCAAGAAGCAACGGATGCAGATTATGATAATGAACGTAAAGCTCAAGAAATCGTACAGCAAGTAGGATCAAACTAA
- a CDS encoding bifunctional UDP-sugar hydrolase/5'-nucleotidase, with amino-acid sequence MQKKQLQLIITSDVHGYIMPTTFRKADEAIGLTKAACIIENLRKVKPSILIDNGDMLQGSPLTYYHQQFHPEQPNPVINVANVLNYDLAVLGNHEFNYGLSFLKKSIEESTFTWLGGNIYKEDGTSFTTPYVIKELEGVRIGIVGVTTHFVPIWEDPEHLDGIEFKDAFEHAKKWLEHLRHNEKVDITILCYHGGFSHDISTGKLIEPDTGENQGYQMCKHLDFDMFITGHQHREVCTKAFGKSIVQPGTKGACVATISLDLEMENGKVISINHEPSLHYVDENTPIHQPIANRIQNFHLLTEKWLDEPIGRVEGNLLFEDAFHVRVHKHPYLQFIQRVQMDATDTQISCTSLFHDGPGGFPKLVTMRHIVTNYIYPNTLKVVKVSGKHIVQALEQNATYFSIEDDQLTVSHSFRYPKAQPYNYDMWEGIEYVMDIRRPIGERITKVSYQGNPLDLTSTYDVVMNNYRATGAGNFPYFADCPVIKDIQIDMTELIANYFRRYPIVQATCQQNWVVRM; translated from the coding sequence ATGCAGAAGAAACAATTACAATTAATCATTACTAGTGATGTTCACGGCTATATTATGCCAACCACCTTTCGAAAAGCGGACGAGGCAATTGGCTTAACGAAGGCAGCTTGTATTATAGAAAACTTAAGAAAAGTTAAACCTAGTATTCTAATCGATAATGGCGATATGCTACAAGGGAGTCCGTTAACTTATTATCACCAGCAATTTCATCCTGAACAACCAAACCCGGTGATCAACGTTGCCAATGTACTAAACTATGACCTTGCTGTACTTGGAAATCATGAATTTAATTACGGGTTATCATTTCTGAAAAAATCGATTGAGGAATCAACTTTCACTTGGTTAGGTGGGAATATTTATAAGGAAGATGGGACATCCTTCACAACGCCTTATGTGATTAAAGAACTGGAAGGTGTTCGTATTGGTATTGTTGGCGTTACTACCCATTTCGTGCCGATTTGGGAAGATCCAGAACATTTGGACGGAATTGAATTTAAGGATGCTTTTGAACATGCTAAGAAGTGGCTTGAACATCTACGTCACAATGAAAAAGTAGATATAACCATTCTTTGTTATCATGGTGGCTTCTCCCACGATATATCTACTGGGAAATTGATTGAACCTGATACTGGAGAAAATCAAGGCTATCAAATGTGCAAACATCTTGACTTTGATATGTTTATCACAGGACATCAGCACAGAGAAGTTTGTACTAAAGCATTTGGCAAATCAATCGTACAGCCTGGTACAAAAGGTGCCTGTGTTGCTACCATCTCGTTAGATTTAGAAATGGAAAATGGGAAAGTGATTTCAATAAATCATGAACCGTCGTTACATTATGTAGATGAAAACACACCCATTCATCAACCTATTGCAAATCGGATTCAAAACTTTCATTTATTAACGGAAAAATGGTTGGATGAACCAATTGGGAGAGTGGAAGGAAATTTGTTGTTTGAGGATGCATTTCATGTTCGTGTTCATAAACACCCATATTTACAATTTATCCAGCGTGTACAAATGGATGCAACAGATACACAAATATCCTGCACATCATTATTTCATGATGGTCCCGGTGGATTCCCAAAACTAGTGACAATGAGACATATCGTTACAAACTATATTTATCCCAATACATTGAAGGTGGTAAAGGTCTCTGGAAAGCATATTGTTCAAGCACTCGAGCAAAACGCTACATATTTCTCCATAGAAGATGACCAATTAACTGTCTCACATTCTTTTCGCTATCCAAAGGCACAACCGTACAATTATGATATGTGGGAAGGGATAGAGTATGTAATGGATATTCGTCGTCCCATTGGTGAAAGAATTACAAAGGTCTCTTATCAGGGGAATCCACTTGATTTAACGTCAACATATGATGTGGTCATGAACAATTACCGGGCAACAGGAGCTGGAAACTTTCCTTATTTTGCAGATTGCCCAGTTATTAAAGATATTCAAATTGATATGACGGAATTAATTGCTAATTATTTTAGAAGGTATCCGATTGTACAAGCGACTTGTCAGCAAAATTGGGTGGTAAGAATGTGA
- a CDS encoding SDR family oxidoreductase, translated as MLNNVRYHESYLHGITRVAANEWGEDGINVNNISLTALTEGVEKWRENFPDLYKDTINKIPMKRMGNPEKDIGRIAVFLASEDADFITGQTIMSDGGSTKL; from the coding sequence ATGCTGAATAATGTTCGATATCATGAATCTTATTTACACGGGATTACACGTGTAGCAGCTAATGAGTGGGGAGAAGATGGCATAAATGTGAATAACATTTCGCTTACCGCATTAACAGAAGGTGTTGAAAAATGGCGTGAGAATTTCCCAGATCTATATAAAGATACAATCAATAAGATCCCTATGAAACGAATGGGTAATCCAGAAAAAGATATTGGCCGTATAGCGGTATTCTTAGCAAGTGAAGATGCTGACTTTATTACAGGACAGACAATCATGTCAGATGGTGGATCAACTAAATTATAA
- a CDS encoding cell wall hydrolase: protein MTRVAYTDSDVDLVARMMRAEAEGEGQLGMLMVGNVIVNRLIANCLDFKDLRSIYDVIFQIQGGNYSFEAVQKGNVFYNRARGVEKKLARRVLENWRQHPSRFALWYFNPYAPCPPTWYGQPFTGQYKLHCFYEPAAGTCEAVYMG, encoded by the coding sequence ATGACAAGAGTAGCATATACAGATAGTGATGTGGATTTAGTAGCAAGGATGATGCGGGCAGAGGCTGAGGGAGAAGGTCAACTGGGGATGCTGATGGTTGGTAATGTCATCGTCAACCGGTTGATTGCTAATTGCTTAGACTTTAAGGATTTACGTTCCATATACGATGTAATTTTTCAAATACAGGGAGGCAATTACTCTTTCGAGGCCGTCCAAAAAGGCAATGTTTTTTACAACAGGGCACGTGGTGTAGAGAAGAAATTAGCCAGAAGGGTACTAGAAAACTGGAGACAGCATCCATCCAGGTTTGCGTTATGGTATTTTAATCCATATGCCCCATGCCCTCCAACATGGTATGGCCAGCCATTTACAGGACAATATAAACTTCATTGTTTTTATGAACCAGCGGCGGGTACATGTGAAGCTGTGTATATGGGGTAG
- a CDS encoding lipopolysaccharide assembly protein LapB, which translates to MTTENRRINKSYYQTILDKSKQGHPVSILGDMYIEEMQKQWPDLSSIRYAQGEIYYQNNDYEAAIFKWQQPLEEELIPWAQKNIADAHVELGLLEEAEGLYLQVDSPSLVLKSEVLMQLFSLYVQQGNQRKAVSTIKEAVSLNPDYSRVTEIAQTYFEDIREWDHAVELAVNETIRTKTGYWMEVLSGYVQQGLTVGYRPDYFNDLLVHILAMDRDRFENMTEVLWNSYRQSPYYIEWLRVINQLLLEAHEELPYVWRKLPALYQEAYFDLINGDYLIREISDLIQHHLTNWLDVTAESDALASSAAILAWDKTIPSMLDEQLVGKAGYQFEIATPQQHDSKDGMILFEAIKAWAKKEGLLDDLIEVTNPILSHSEVEAASPSSIREVLKVSIEFLLEQRVKLEKGIEEEIEWNEALLASLQHIHQQLGDMEQETSEQMTESFRTMKNNLSQRVMTELPKQLQKSASIIQDDSDFSKINEELNEEMNRRIVVFMKNFVHHDVKQAVQQWINECKREFQENQAACNEFSQTVNQQYKEEKIDLQGDFKVLEDWQRDLERISRGMLRFEKMNIFMRNTPSQLFLKGAGKLFSSISKNNEMLHSRYKNYIENEDYTPTAKEIIDPFMQQLELFEGSIEWDVNRFFANPVDVVNQETEKVEADIESHTADLQKMHEKPETYRDPLTLFEVRRRQYELTNTISKVESQKST; encoded by the coding sequence GTGACGACGGAAAACAGACGAATTAATAAATCCTATTATCAAACGATTTTAGATAAAAGCAAACAAGGGCATCCAGTAAGCATATTGGGGGATATGTATATTGAAGAAATGCAAAAACAGTGGCCTGACCTTTCTTCTATTCGCTATGCCCAGGGAGAAATTTATTACCAGAATAATGATTATGAAGCGGCGATTTTTAAATGGCAGCAACCACTGGAAGAGGAGCTTATTCCATGGGCACAGAAGAATATAGCAGATGCGCATGTAGAGTTGGGATTATTGGAGGAAGCAGAAGGACTTTATTTGCAGGTTGATTCTCCATCACTTGTATTAAAATCCGAAGTGCTCATGCAGTTATTTTCTTTATATGTACAGCAAGGCAATCAGCGAAAAGCAGTTAGTACGATAAAGGAAGCGGTTAGTTTAAATCCCGATTATTCCCGTGTAACAGAGATAGCGCAGACATACTTTGAGGATATTCGTGAGTGGGACCATGCAGTGGAACTCGCAGTTAATGAGACGATCCGTACAAAAACCGGCTATTGGATGGAGGTCTTATCAGGCTATGTGCAGCAAGGGTTAACGGTTGGTTACAGACCGGATTACTTTAATGATTTGCTTGTACATATACTGGCAATGGACCGGGATCGGTTTGAAAACATGACAGAGGTGTTATGGAATAGCTATCGACAAAGCCCGTACTATATAGAGTGGTTACGTGTGATTAACCAGCTTCTCCTGGAAGCTCATGAGGAGCTGCCTTATGTTTGGAGAAAGCTTCCAGCATTATACCAAGAGGCTTACTTCGACTTAATTAATGGCGACTATTTAATCAGGGAGATTTCTGACTTAATCCAGCATCATTTAACGAATTGGTTGGATGTAACAGCTGAATCAGATGCGTTGGCTTCTTCCGCTGCTATACTAGCATGGGATAAAACAATCCCTTCGATGCTTGATGAACAACTTGTCGGCAAAGCAGGATATCAATTCGAAATTGCAACACCACAACAGCACGACTCAAAAGATGGAATGATCCTATTTGAAGCCATTAAAGCATGGGCTAAAAAAGAAGGCTTGCTTGATGATTTAATAGAAGTCACTAATCCTATTCTGAGCCACTCCGAGGTGGAAGCTGCGAGTCCATCAAGCATACGTGAAGTATTGAAAGTATCCATCGAATTTCTTTTAGAACAAAGAGTCAAATTGGAAAAAGGTATCGAGGAAGAAATTGAATGGAATGAAGCGTTACTGGCAAGCCTGCAACATATTCATCAACAACTCGGAGATATGGAGCAAGAAACTTCCGAGCAGATGACAGAATCCTTCCGTACGATGAAAAATAACCTGTCACAACGAGTCATGACTGAACTGCCGAAGCAATTACAAAAAAGTGCCAGCATCATTCAGGATGACAGTGACTTTTCCAAGATCAATGAGGAACTAAACGAGGAAATGAACAGACGAATTGTAGTCTTTATGAAAAACTTCGTCCATCATGATGTGAAACAAGCGGTTCAACAGTGGATTAATGAATGTAAAAGGGAATTCCAGGAAAATCAGGCAGCATGCAATGAATTCAGCCAGACGGTTAATCAGCAATACAAGGAAGAGAAGATTGATCTACAGGGCGACTTTAAAGTACTTGAGGATTGGCAGAGGGACTTGGAAAGGATTTCCCGCGGTATGCTACGCTTTGAAAAAATGAATATTTTTATGCGTAACACACCATCCCAGTTATTTTTAAAAGGTGCAGGCAAGCTATTCAGTTCTATTTCTAAGAATAATGAAATGCTCCATAGCAGATATAAAAATTATATTGAAAATGAGGATTACACGCCAACTGCAAAGGAAATTATCGACCCGTTCATGCAGCAATTGGAATTGTTTGAAGGGTCCATCGAGTGGGATGTGAACAGGTTCTTCGCCAACCCTGTAGATGTGGTGAACCAGGAAACGGAGAAGGTAGAAGCAGATATTGAAAGCCATACTGCTGACTTACAAAAAATGCATGAGAAACCGGAAACCTACCGTGATCCATTAACCTTGTTTGAAGTGAGACGCCGTCAATACGAATTGACGAATACAATTAGTAAGGTTGAGAGCCAAAAATCCACTTGA
- the rlmH gene encoding 23S rRNA (pseudouridine(1915)-N(3))-methyltransferase RlmH, with translation MKITIVSVGKLKEKYLKQGIAEYMKRLSAYATVNIMEVPDEKAPENMSKAEEEEVKRKEGQRILSHLNQDTFVITLEIEGKMLTSEQLAAKLDELATYGKSKIAFVIGGSLGLSKEVTKRSDLALSFSKMTFPHQLMRMILLEQVYRAYRINKGQPYHK, from the coding sequence ATGAAAATAACGATCGTGTCGGTAGGTAAGTTAAAGGAAAAATATTTGAAGCAGGGTATCGCTGAATATATGAAGCGGCTTAGTGCCTATGCGACTGTAAATATCATGGAAGTACCAGATGAAAAGGCACCTGAGAACATGAGTAAGGCAGAGGAAGAGGAAGTAAAGCGGAAGGAAGGCCAACGCATTCTATCCCATCTTAACCAAGACACGTTTGTTATCACGCTGGAAATTGAAGGAAAGATGCTGACATCCGAACAACTTGCTGCTAAGCTGGATGAGCTAGCAACGTACGGGAAAAGCAAAATAGCTTTCGTGATTGGGGGATCTCTCGGGCTAAGTAAAGAAGTCACCAAACGAAGTGACCTTGCCTTATCCTTTTCAAAAATGACGTTTCCACATCAGCTTATGCGGATGATTTTATTGGAGCAGGTGTACAGGGCGTACCGGATCAATAAGGGACAGCCATATCATAAGTAA
- a CDS encoding DnaD domain-containing protein, whose protein sequence is MNYIKQMNAFHSKIDLEPISVQARSLWLTLIDINNKLIWRETFTVAASKLQDKAGLSVSSFKRARIELEENGFIQVTSRGGNQAAVYHVVQLYADAASEMEPHEEKVDYNPDQKRSHKLSPLIKHKQKTKTKEKQEEAAATGAKLFYFDNFGKPNTYITEELIYWINDVGDALVIQAMKRTLEQGKSHWGYVKAILHAWRNKGVGDVAAAKEEENNYRVRKEEKEKKTNLFDELRKEEIPDWFIEHKKEQAKKVALKREGIPEKYLETEEEQREELERLLARFS, encoded by the coding sequence ATGAATTATATTAAACAAATGAATGCCTTCCATTCAAAAATTGATTTGGAACCAATTTCAGTACAAGCGAGATCCCTGTGGTTAACATTGATCGATATCAATAATAAACTGATTTGGCGAGAAACCTTTACCGTTGCTGCTTCCAAGCTGCAGGATAAAGCCGGATTATCGGTAAGTAGTTTTAAACGAGCTCGAATAGAATTAGAGGAAAACGGATTTATTCAAGTAACTTCCAGAGGAGGAAATCAAGCTGCGGTCTATCATGTGGTCCAATTATATGCCGATGCAGCGTCTGAAATGGAGCCACATGAAGAGAAAGTGGACTACAATCCGGACCAAAAACGGAGCCACAAGTTGAGCCCATTAATTAAACATAAACAAAAAACAAAAACAAAAGAGAAACAAGAAGAAGCTGCTGCTACAGGCGCTAAATTATTTTACTTCGATAATTTCGGTAAACCAAATACATATATTACAGAAGAACTTATTTATTGGATTAATGATGTTGGAGATGCGCTTGTTATCCAAGCAATGAAGCGTACATTAGAACAGGGAAAAAGTCATTGGGGATATGTGAAGGCCATTTTGCATGCATGGAGAAATAAAGGGGTTGGAGATGTAGCTGCTGCCAAAGAGGAAGAGAATAATTACCGTGTTCGCAAAGAAGAGAAAGAAAAGAAGACGAACCTTTTTGATGAATTAAGAAAAGAGGAAATACCTGATTGGTTTATCGAGCATAAGAAGGAGCAAGCGAAAAAGGTGGCACTAAAACGGGAGGGCATTCCGGAAAAATATTTGGAAACGGAAGAGGAGCAAAGGGAAGAGCTTGAACGTCTGCTGGCACGTTTTTCTTAA
- a CDS encoding 4a-hydroxytetrahydrobiopterin dehydratase, whose product MKYKTEDEYEMIPVTTDRLTQELEKLPEWEQLDDKWIARQYKFASYMDGVQFANQIAEYAEKRQHHPFIAIDYKKVTLKISSWRAKGVTELDLEMVRDFDEIYTKEGK is encoded by the coding sequence ATGAAATACAAGACAGAAGATGAATATGAAATGATACCAGTAACGACGGATCGTCTGACTCAGGAATTAGAGAAGCTGCCTGAATGGGAGCAGCTTGATGACAAATGGATTGCCCGACAGTATAAATTCGCCAGCTATATGGATGGAGTGCAATTTGCCAATCAGATTGCCGAATATGCAGAAAAGCGGCAGCATCATCCCTTCATTGCCATTGATTATAAAAAAGTCACATTGAAAATATCCTCCTGGCGGGCAAAAGGAGTCACCGAATTGGATTTAGAAATGGTACGTGACTTTGATGAAATTTATACAAAAGAAGGGAAATGA
- a CDS encoding lactate 2-monooxygenase: MKNIGNHIQYQIYMNMHDPDPNRLPVVYEEWERLAREKLEDGPYYYVAGGAGGENTMNANLKALNQWKIIPRMLRNVEDRDLSVSLFGKTYPFPVMHAPIGVQSIIHPEGEIGSALACADVGVPYIASSASTVPMEKIAESMGDADRWFQLYWSKDPDITASFLRRAEASGYSAIVVTLDTPMMAWREYDLKNVYLPFLAGEGVGNYFTDPAFNAKLDKSPKEDPQAAIMHWTQIFGNAGLTWEDIDFLKANTSLPIILKGILHPDDAKMALDHGVDGIIVSNHGGRQVDGAIGALEALPLVCEVIDGRIPVLMDSGIRRGADIIKAMALGASAVLIGRPLMYGLVVAGQQGVKEVMQNMIADLDITLGLTGEKSVQALNTSILKKFVAE; the protein is encoded by the coding sequence TTGAAAAATATTGGTAACCACATACAGTATCAGATTTATATGAACATGCACGACCCCGATCCGAACAGACTGCCAGTTGTATATGAGGAGTGGGAAAGACTAGCCCGAGAGAAGTTGGAGGATGGGCCGTATTACTACGTTGCAGGTGGTGCTGGTGGAGAAAACACAATGAACGCAAATTTGAAAGCGCTTAACCAGTGGAAGATTATTCCCCGCATGCTGCGAAATGTAGAGGATAGAGATTTATCTGTGTCGCTGTTTGGAAAGACATATCCATTCCCTGTGATGCATGCTCCAATTGGTGTGCAATCGATCATTCATCCAGAAGGCGAAATTGGTTCCGCACTTGCTTGTGCAGACGTAGGAGTACCTTATATAGCAAGCTCTGCCTCCACCGTCCCCATGGAAAAAATAGCAGAGAGCATGGGGGATGCGGACAGATGGTTTCAATTATATTGGAGTAAGGACCCGGACATTACTGCAAGCTTTCTTCGAAGAGCGGAGGCTTCCGGCTATTCTGCAATTGTAGTCACACTTGATACACCAATGATGGCTTGGCGCGAATATGATTTAAAAAATGTTTATTTGCCATTCCTCGCTGGAGAAGGTGTTGGCAATTATTTTACAGATCCTGCATTTAACGCCAAGCTGGATAAATCCCCCAAGGAAGACCCCCAGGCTGCTATTATGCATTGGACACAAATCTTTGGAAATGCCGGATTAACATGGGAGGACATCGATTTTCTTAAAGCAAATACAAGTCTCCCCATTATTTTAAAAGGAATTCTTCATCCGGACGATGCAAAAATGGCATTGGATCACGGTGTAGATGGCATTATTGTCTCCAACCATGGGGGAAGACAGGTAGATGGAGCAATAGGTGCGTTGGAGGCACTTCCTCTTGTATGTGAGGTGATTGATGGCCGGATCCCCGTACTGATGGATAGTGGAATACGAAGAGGTGCAGATATTATTAAAGCAATGGCACTTGGAGCGAGTGCTGTCCTTATTGGCAGACCACTCATGTATGGCCTTGTTGTTGCAGGACAGCAGGGAGTAAAGGAAGTGATGCAAAATATGATTGCAGATTTGGATATCACGTTAGGGCTGACAGGGGAAAAATCTGTCCAGGCCTTGAATACAAGCATATTGAAAAAATTCGTCGCAGAATAG